In Arsenicicoccus sp. oral taxon 190, the following are encoded in one genomic region:
- a CDS encoding GNAT family N-acetyltransferase, translated as MSTVCRLHPRRDPADLDVLVELRAAWAADRGREGDLAELRRQIIDWLTAEGESRRIWAASDDDEPVGMVSLLVYSRMPDLGRPQGRWGYVAQLYVRPHARRRGVATALMAALTEHARDAGLDRLVLHPSEQSVPFYASLGYRPAQELMLLPLL; from the coding sequence GTGAGCACCGTCTGCCGCCTGCACCCGCGCCGCGACCCCGCGGACCTCGACGTCCTCGTCGAGCTGAGGGCGGCGTGGGCGGCCGATCGCGGGCGCGAGGGTGACCTGGCCGAGCTGCGGCGGCAGATCATCGACTGGCTCACCGCGGAGGGGGAGTCGCGGCGGATCTGGGCGGCGTCCGACGACGACGAGCCGGTCGGCATGGTGTCGCTTCTCGTCTACAGCCGTATGCCGGACCTCGGCCGCCCCCAGGGCAGGTGGGGCTACGTCGCGCAGCTGTACGTCCGGCCGCACGCGAGGCGCCGGGGGGTGGCGACGGCGTTGATGGCGGCGCTGACGGAGCATGCGCGTGACGCCGGGCTGGACCGGCTCGTGCTGCACCCCAGCGAGCAGTCGGTGCCGTTCTACGCCTCGCTCGGCTACCGCCCGGCGCAGGAGCTGATGCTCCTCCCGCTGCTCTGA
- a CDS encoding YbaK/EbsC family protein gives MPSAEGNLTWLPLTDHGDLVAPPVAAAAPLVPGARVAPIDPHLADTATFCETYAVAPDASANCVVVAGRRGETVVHAAVMVLATDRADINKVVRKELGVRKVSFAAQDEAEALTGMIQGGITPIGLPEDWVILVDDAVVAAGPVVVGGGVRGAKILVDGASLASLPGARALPLALPRHDPTTHHEESRP, from the coding sequence ATGCCCAGCGCCGAAGGAAACCTGACCTGGCTCCCGCTGACCGACCACGGCGACCTGGTGGCGCCGCCCGTCGCCGCGGCCGCGCCGCTCGTGCCCGGCGCGCGGGTGGCCCCGATCGACCCGCACCTGGCGGACACCGCGACCTTCTGCGAGACGTATGCCGTCGCGCCCGACGCCTCGGCCAACTGCGTGGTCGTCGCGGGCCGCCGCGGAGAGACGGTGGTGCACGCCGCGGTGATGGTGCTCGCGACGGACCGCGCCGACATCAACAAGGTCGTGCGCAAGGAGCTCGGGGTGCGCAAGGTGTCCTTCGCCGCGCAGGACGAGGCGGAGGCCCTGACGGGCATGATCCAGGGCGGCATCACCCCGATCGGGCTGCCCGAGGACTGGGTGATCCTCGTGGATGACGCGGTGGTCGCGGCCGGCCCGGTGGTGGTGGGCGGCGGGGTGCGCGGGGCCAAGATCCTGGTGGACGGCGCTAGCCTGGCGTCGCTGCCGGGCGCCCGCGCCCTGCCCCTCGCGCTCCCCCGCCACGACCCCACCACGCACCACGAGGAGTCCCGCCCATGA
- a CDS encoding FAD-binding and (Fe-S)-binding domain-containing protein, whose amino-acid sequence MTTAASLTTDLVHELERAGVRDVRGDDLTRSLYSTDASLYRVLPRVVVMPHDAAEVAAVLDVCRRTGVPLTSRGAGTSCAGNAVGPGVVLDFSRHMGRVLSVDPAARTAVVEAGTVHATLQRAVRGHGVRFGPDPSSHTRATVGGMIGNNACGNRALGYGRTSDNIAGMVALTAAGDELRLTTGVGGGAPTVSGAPGPVEAVRALTQSHLATIRTELGRFGRQVSGYACEHLLPERGFDLGRALVGSEGTLAVVTEATVTLLSDPAVTSLLVLGFDDIYAAGDVAPLMKQLGAVASEGIDRRIIDVVRARLGDAAVPDLPEGDAWLFVEPVGETVEEVRERTQALIDAVDARSHRVVDDPVEARALWRIREDGAGLSGRTPRDRPGYAGWEDAAVPPESFGAYLREFDRLLEHHGLTGLPYGHFGDGCLHIRIDFDLDRPGGTGRFREFLLESADLVGRFGGSVSGEHGDGRARSELLPRIYSAAALELFAGVKCALDPDNLLNPGVLVDPDPADAYLRVPAAQQVSGLAFGYPADQGDFSQAVHRCTGVGKCRADHAPGAVSVMCPSYLATREEKDSTRGRARALQEMLSPFSAIKDWRSPELHEALDLCLSCKGCASDCPTGIDMATYKAEVLHQTYRGRLRPPSHYALGWLPAWSRMASRSPRLANALMAAPGVARVGMRAAGVDPRRSLPRFAEQTFRGWFAEHGVDASADGSPGKPVVLFVDSFVEHFSPQVGIDAVTVLRAAGYTPIVTGRQVCCGLTWISTGQLDSARRILTKAVRELDPYVVQGIPIVGLEPSCTAALRHDAVDLLQTDAARRVAGGVVTLAELLAADETWTPPDLTGVEVVAQPHCHHASILGWSADAQLLDRAGADVTRLGGCCGLAGNFGVEQGHYEVSVAVAEQQLLPAIRSMSPGAVLLADGFSCRTQADDLADQEGVHLATLLATYLR is encoded by the coding sequence ATGACGACCGCCGCATCCCTGACCACCGACCTGGTGCACGAGCTGGAGCGTGCCGGGGTCCGCGACGTGCGGGGGGACGACCTGACGCGCAGCCTGTACTCCACGGACGCGTCGCTCTACCGGGTGCTGCCGCGGGTCGTGGTGATGCCGCACGACGCGGCCGAGGTGGCGGCGGTGCTGGACGTGTGCCGGCGCACCGGGGTGCCGCTCACCAGCCGCGGCGCCGGGACGAGCTGTGCCGGCAACGCCGTCGGGCCCGGGGTGGTGCTCGACTTCTCGCGCCACATGGGGCGGGTGCTCTCGGTCGACCCGGCGGCCCGCACCGCCGTGGTGGAGGCGGGCACCGTCCACGCGACGCTGCAGCGGGCGGTGCGGGGGCACGGGGTCCGCTTCGGGCCGGACCCGTCGAGCCACACCCGCGCCACCGTCGGCGGGATGATCGGCAACAACGCGTGCGGCAACCGGGCGCTGGGCTACGGCCGCACCTCCGACAACATCGCCGGCATGGTGGCGCTCACGGCGGCGGGGGACGAGCTGCGCCTCACGACCGGGGTGGGCGGGGGCGCCCCCACGGTGAGCGGGGCGCCCGGACCGGTCGAGGCGGTGCGGGCCCTCACGCAGTCCCACCTGGCGACCATCCGCACCGAGCTGGGCAGGTTCGGCCGGCAGGTGTCGGGCTACGCCTGCGAGCACCTCCTCCCCGAGCGGGGCTTCGACCTGGGGCGCGCCCTCGTCGGCTCCGAGGGGACCCTCGCGGTGGTCACCGAGGCGACCGTGACCCTCCTGAGCGACCCGGCGGTCACCTCGCTGCTCGTCCTGGGGTTCGACGACATCTACGCCGCAGGCGACGTCGCCCCGCTCATGAAGCAGCTCGGCGCGGTCGCCTCCGAGGGGATCGACCGGCGGATCATCGACGTGGTCCGGGCGCGGCTCGGGGACGCCGCCGTGCCGGACCTGCCCGAGGGCGACGCGTGGCTCTTCGTCGAGCCCGTGGGGGAGACGGTCGAGGAGGTCCGCGAGCGCACGCAGGCGCTGATCGACGCGGTCGACGCCCGCTCGCACCGCGTGGTCGACGACCCGGTCGAGGCGCGAGCGCTGTGGCGCATCCGGGAGGACGGCGCCGGGCTGTCGGGGCGCACCCCGCGAGACCGGCCCGGCTACGCCGGCTGGGAGGACGCGGCGGTGCCGCCGGAGTCCTTCGGCGCCTACCTGCGCGAGTTCGACCGGCTGCTGGAGCACCACGGCCTGACCGGCCTGCCCTACGGCCACTTCGGCGACGGCTGCCTGCACATCCGGATCGACTTCGACCTCGACCGCCCCGGGGGGACCGGGCGGTTCCGGGAGTTCCTGCTCGAGTCGGCGGACCTGGTGGGGCGCTTCGGCGGATCGGTGTCGGGGGAGCACGGCGACGGCCGGGCCCGGTCCGAGCTGCTGCCGCGGATCTACTCCGCGGCCGCGCTGGAACTCTTCGCCGGGGTCAAGTGCGCCCTGGACCCGGACAACCTGCTCAACCCGGGCGTCCTCGTGGACCCCGACCCGGCCGACGCCTACCTGCGCGTGCCGGCGGCGCAGCAGGTCTCGGGGCTGGCCTTCGGCTACCCCGCGGACCAGGGCGACTTCTCCCAGGCCGTGCACCGGTGCACCGGGGTCGGCAAGTGCCGCGCCGACCACGCGCCGGGCGCCGTGTCGGTGATGTGCCCGTCCTACCTCGCCACCCGGGAGGAGAAGGACTCCACGCGGGGGCGCGCGCGGGCCCTGCAGGAGATGCTGAGCCCTTTCTCCGCGATCAAGGACTGGCGCAGCCCGGAGCTGCACGAGGCGCTGGACCTGTGCCTGTCGTGCAAGGGGTGCGCCTCGGACTGCCCGACCGGCATCGACATGGCGACCTACAAGGCCGAGGTGCTGCACCAGACCTACCGCGGCCGGCTGCGCCCGCCGTCCCACTACGCCCTCGGCTGGCTCCCCGCCTGGTCCCGTATGGCGTCTCGCAGCCCCCGCCTGGCCAACGCCCTCATGGCGGCGCCCGGGGTCGCGCGGGTGGGGATGCGGGCCGCCGGGGTGGACCCGCGGCGCTCGCTGCCGCGGTTCGCCGAGCAGACCTTCCGGGGGTGGTTCGCCGAGCACGGCGTCGACGCGTCGGCGGACGGCTCGCCCGGCAAGCCCGTGGTGCTCTTCGTCGACAGCTTCGTCGAGCACTTCTCGCCGCAGGTGGGGATCGACGCCGTGACGGTCCTGCGCGCGGCCGGCTACACGCCGATCGTGACGGGTCGGCAGGTGTGCTGCGGCCTGACGTGGATCTCCACCGGGCAGCTCGACAGCGCCCGACGCATCCTGACCAAGGCGGTGCGTGAGCTGGATCCCTATGTCGTGCAAGGCATCCCGATCGTCGGTCTGGAGCCGAGCTGCACGGCGGCGCTGCGCCACGACGCCGTCGACCTGCTGCAGACCGACGCCGCCCGGCGGGTCGCGGGCGGCGTCGTGACCCTCGCGGAGCTGCTCGCCGCCGACGAGACCTGGACGCCGCCGGACCTCACCGGGGTCGAGGTGGTGGCGCAGCCGCACTGCCACCACGCGTCGATCCTCGGCTGGTCGGCGGACGCCCAGCTGCTCGACCGCGCGGGTGCCGACGTGACCCGTCTCGGGGGATGCTGCGGCCTGGCCGGCAACTTCGGGGTCGAGCAGGGCCACTACGAGGTCTCGGTGGCTGTCGCCGAGCAGCAGCTCCTGCCCGCCATACGGTCGATGTCCCCGGGAGCGGTGCTGCTGGCCGACGGCTTCTCGTGCCGGACGCAGGCGGACGACCTCGCGGACCAGGAGGGCGTGCACCTCGCCACCCTCCTCGCGACCTACCTGCGGTAG
- a CDS encoding TIGR03960 family B12-binding radical SAM protein, translating into MTVTQIAPAVARRGAPGTSYYEALEPLLEHVSKPIQYVGGELNSQVKDWHCGGHGPGGEELTVRWALMYPDAYEVGVPNQGMMILYEVLNEQPHALAERTYSVWRDMEEQLRAAGIPQLTVDGHRAVRDFDLFGISFSTELGYTNLLAALDLAGIPLHAADRGEDDPIVVMGGHASFNPEPMADFVDCAIVGDGEEAVLAATELVRAWKAAGRPGGRSGILLQLARTGGVYVPSLYAVSYRPDGRIEAVTPTAPGVPDRVSKHTVMDLDAWPYPKQPLVPLAESVHERMSVEIFRGCTRGCRFCQAGMITRPVRERSITGIGEMVERGLAATGFEEVGLLSLSSADHTEIGDITRGLADRYEGTQTGLSLPSTRVDAFNIDLANELTRNGRRSGLTFAPEGGSERIRRVINKMVTEEDLIKTVAAAYGAGWRQVKLYFMCGLPTETDEDVLQIAELAKRVIETGREVSGRKDIRCTVSIGGFVPKAHTPFQWAGQLSPEGIDARLAKLRDAIRSDKRYGSSIGFRYHDGEPGQVEGLLSRGDRRVGAVIEAVYRDGGRMDGWSEHFSYERWMRCAGTALEGTGVDVAWYTQRERDEDEVLPWDHIDSGLDKQWLWDDWQDALNLTEVDDCRWTPCFDCGVCPSMGTTIETGPTGRTLLPLSVANPGTSALRAASAGAAPASGAGGAGMRVSTDDGSDD; encoded by the coding sequence ATGACCGTGACCCAGATCGCACCGGCCGTCGCGCGCCGCGGGGCGCCCGGCACCAGCTACTACGAGGCGCTCGAGCCGCTGCTGGAGCACGTCAGCAAGCCGATCCAGTACGTCGGCGGCGAGCTCAACTCCCAGGTCAAGGACTGGCACTGCGGTGGCCACGGGCCGGGCGGGGAGGAGCTGACGGTCCGGTGGGCGCTCATGTACCCCGACGCCTACGAGGTCGGTGTCCCCAACCAGGGGATGATGATCCTCTACGAGGTCCTCAACGAGCAGCCCCACGCGCTCGCGGAGCGCACCTACTCGGTCTGGCGGGACATGGAGGAGCAGCTGCGCGCGGCGGGCATCCCCCAGCTCACCGTCGACGGCCACCGGGCGGTCCGCGACTTCGACCTCTTCGGCATCTCGTTCTCCACCGAGCTGGGCTACACCAACCTGCTGGCGGCGCTGGACCTCGCCGGCATCCCGCTGCACGCCGCCGACCGCGGCGAGGACGACCCCATCGTCGTGATGGGGGGCCACGCGTCCTTCAACCCCGAGCCGATGGCCGACTTCGTCGACTGCGCCATCGTCGGCGACGGCGAGGAGGCGGTGCTGGCGGCGACCGAGCTGGTGCGGGCCTGGAAGGCTGCCGGTCGCCCGGGCGGGCGGTCCGGCATACTCCTGCAGCTCGCCCGGACCGGTGGCGTCTACGTCCCGAGCCTGTATGCCGTCTCCTACCGCCCCGACGGCCGGATCGAGGCGGTCACGCCCACGGCCCCCGGGGTGCCCGATCGCGTCTCCAAGCACACGGTCATGGACCTCGACGCCTGGCCCTACCCCAAGCAGCCGCTGGTCCCGCTCGCCGAGTCGGTGCACGAGCGGATGTCCGTCGAGATCTTCCGAGGGTGCACCCGCGGCTGCCGGTTCTGCCAGGCCGGGATGATCACCCGGCCGGTGCGGGAGCGGTCCATCACCGGCATCGGCGAGATGGTCGAGCGCGGCCTGGCCGCCACGGGTTTCGAGGAGGTCGGGCTGCTGTCGCTGTCGTCGGCCGACCACACCGAGATCGGGGACATCACCCGCGGCCTGGCGGACCGCTACGAGGGGACCCAGACCGGCCTGTCGCTGCCGTCGACCCGCGTGGACGCCTTCAACATCGACCTGGCCAACGAGCTCACCCGCAACGGCCGGCGCTCCGGGCTGACCTTCGCCCCCGAGGGCGGCTCCGAGCGGATCCGCAGGGTCATCAACAAGATGGTGACCGAGGAGGACCTCATCAAGACCGTCGCCGCGGCCTATGGGGCGGGGTGGCGGCAGGTCAAGCTCTACTTCATGTGCGGGCTGCCGACCGAGACCGACGAGGACGTCCTGCAGATCGCCGAGCTCGCCAAGCGCGTGATCGAGACCGGGCGCGAGGTCAGCGGGCGCAAGGACATCCGGTGCACCGTGTCCATCGGCGGTTTCGTGCCCAAGGCGCACACGCCCTTCCAGTGGGCCGGTCAGCTGTCGCCGGAGGGCATCGACGCGCGCCTCGCCAAGCTGCGTGACGCGATCCGCTCGGACAAGCGCTACGGCTCCTCCATCGGCTTCCGCTACCACGACGGCGAGCCCGGCCAGGTCGAGGGCCTGCTCTCGCGCGGCGACCGGCGCGTGGGCGCCGTCATCGAGGCCGTCTACCGCGACGGCGGCCGGATGGACGGGTGGAGCGAGCACTTCTCCTACGAGCGGTGGATGCGCTGCGCCGGCACGGCCCTCGAGGGGACCGGCGTCGACGTCGCGTGGTACACCCAGCGCGAGCGCGACGAGGACGAGGTGCTGCCCTGGGACCACATCGACTCCGGCCTGGACAAGCAGTGGCTGTGGGACGACTGGCAGGACGCGCTCAACCTCACCGAGGTCGACGACTGCCGGTGGACCCCCTGCTTCGACTGCGGGGTCTGCCCCTCCATGGGCACCACGATCGAGACCGGGCCGACGGGCCGCACCCTGCTGCCCCTGTCGGTCGCCAACCCGGGCACGTCCGCGCTGCGGGCGGCCTCGGCCGGGGCGGCTCCCGCCTCCGGGGCGGGGGGCGCGGGGATGCGGGTCTCGACCGACGACGGCTCGGACGACTGA